ATGAGGTGTCAACAAACTGTCAACTCAACATACAAACTGGCGCCTCCGTTGCATCACTCCCAGCTGCTCCATAAAAATATTTGTCAGTGGCCAGGATGAGGCGCCCGTGGCTGTGGTTTCGTTTGGTTGTGACCTGGATCGCCTCCGCCTATAGTTAGCAAGAGTAGATGGGCGGGAAACATTGTTATTTCATGTCATGGCCCATGCATATCGTACTTGCTCCCTGGATGCATATGGCCTGGAAACGGCAAGCAGGACATTTAATTTTCTAGGGGTGTATCTTTCTTATGCGACATTATTGTCATCTGGATGCGGCGAGTTGGTGGCATAAAAACAGCTAGCGCACTTGGTTCCGTATATGCCTTGGACCTTGGTCGATTCAGCATATGGGTCAGAGCATCAGAGGACAATTCATGATGGAGTGCAGTTTGTGGCTAGAAAGAGAAGGAGAGAAATTAATGTTCAGATGTCTGACTGAAAGGACGTGCTGAGGAGTATATAAATCGGAATTATTCAGAACATTTGGTACCTGTTTTCGGCTGTTCATACGCAGCTGTTCATATGTAGTAGGAGTACATTGGTTGGCCGTTCCGACGCTAGCTCATGCTCATGCAAGCACTGTTTTTTGGAGAAGAAAGACCTCATGCTTAGTGTCCAATACGCACCGCTTGTTGTTGATTAAGCATTATAACAACAAtttccttgatgtttttatatgGTGTCAAGTGAGATACCAAGATCTCAGTTGCGTAGCTCAATACACGAAACTAGCGCCGACAATGCTCGATCTCGGACGCCAGCGCAAATAGTAGTTCACCAGCACATACACTTGAGAGCATTTGGCACTTGATCTGGGCAAGAACGGCATTGGCTCGTTCCATACACTTTCACGACATCTGAAGTCCAACCACTTGTACACTTGTCATTTCCGCTGGTCAATCAGCCGGGGTTTGCATGCCGGAATGGCTGACTCTTGGCAAGCATGGGCGGTTCCTGCAGCAAGCGACAGGCAGCATTTCAGATCAAGTTAACCCTCTTGATGCCTTGGACAACTTAATTTCACCCTGATAGCTAAGCTAGCTTGCTTACGCAGCAGAGCTATTCTGAAGACGCGTACGATAATTACGACTTTCTGCACACAAAAACATCTGATCAGTAGCCTTTCTTATTGCGCCCATCAAAGTCAGCATAGGCTACAGCAAGAAGATATAATGTCGGGTCATCTCGGTTTACTGAACCCGCGGCAGGCGGAGGTACGTGTCACCGGAGAGGCCAACGGATCAGTGTCCAGACCGTCGTAGTGGCTGCAGCAGTAAAGGTCGTCCGGGTGTACGTGATGTGGATTTGCTGGGCTAATCATGCTTATAAGGTGGCAATTTTGCATTACGAACGATCTCTGCAGGTCGTTATCCTGCAAGCTTTGGGGGTGCCTTTTTCTTGGGCTTGAAGAGAATTGGTGGCCAAACATGTTGCAAGGTGCAGCGATGTCAGATTTGTCCGAGATTTCGCTTCTCCACGCTGCAAGCTTTGCTTGAATGAGGCCTTCGGCTCAGGGGTGCTTGCCTGCGTGGACGTCGTACGACCATGCAATGCAACCTTCTCAAGGTTATCCAACAGATGCAGAGACTCTGAAGGCCAAGGACTGTATAATTCTGAAGGCAATTTAGATGCCGACTCAAGGGAACATCGAGCACGGTACCGCATTTCACGCCTATAGCTTCTGGGTGACGTTGCTTGCCAAATTCATTCAGGTGCTCATTAGTCAAAGGGAACTGTGCTATTTGATTCATGTAAATATTCTGAACAAGGCTGTGGTTTACCTCTATGAATGCGAGACCCGATACAGTTTGTCATGCGGTAAAATGTTACAGACAGAACAAAATCGTGCTCCTGTTTGAAGCTGCGCAACACTGCATCTACTATTTATAGTTTGCTGAGATCAGTTCGACGAGCTTGTCGTGCAGAGCGCCGTTTGTGACAAGAACACCGCCTGAAGGGTACAGAATTCTTCGCCCTGTTAGGTCAGCTGCAAGATCCAACGGTTCTCCACTCCAGTCACTGATCTGTCAGTTTCAAAAAATTGCAAAATTACAAAAGTTATAATACTAATGCCGGTTAGTCGATAGAACAAATGTAGATTTCAGACAGAGGTATATACCTGACCACCAGCTTCCTGCACACAAATCATCCCAACAGCATGATCCCAAGCCTATGCAAACAGTGGGAGTAGACAAGGTCAGCGTATGTGTAAACATAGTCCGCAAGTTGTTTAACTTGTCATGCAGAACCATTGGAATTTCAAGCAAGAGGACACCTTGATTTGAGTGTTCACCCGTGCTCGACTGAAAAAAACTGAGGCTCTCCCAGATGCTACCATTATATATTTGCACAAGCTACAAAACATCAGCAAGAGCATTATCACTCATCGATGATCAGTCTAAGATAGTCACTATCAACCTAACATACTTTTCTAGTATAATGCTGGTAATAAATAGAAAATGCAACAAACCTGCCACAGCAAGCATATCGGAGAAGAATTTTATTCTCATCTCGAGTATCAGATTCATCTGTTGTTGAGTCAAAGAGGACGGATAATGGTATCATGTTCCAAGTTTGGCTATCCGGAATGCAGAAGCGTGCCATGTGCACAACTGAACATGCATCAACAAAACATCTCTTCCAAACATCCTGTGCTGTGGTGAACTGGCCAATCTCAGGAGACAAGTGCCTAGACCAAGTACCACAGCATACATGAGACACCATAAGGATGCCATTGCCAGGACAGGGATCAAGATTTTCTTCTTTCTTGTTTGCCGTGGTACCATTGGTCCAATTTGGACATCCCATCACTCCCACTGCTACCTTCCCGTTCACCACAAGAGCCAAACCGACCTTAAGACaaagcaagaatagcttcatatCAGAAGAAAAATAATACGAAAATGTAGTGACCATGATCTATTGCTCAGGTAGCACTTAGAATTTTAGAAAGCATGGACCTGCAAAATTCAGACTGAACAGCTACCACAGACGAGCGAACAAAAATGGTATTTACCAACCCTAATTTGCCAAACTAAGTACTCAGATATCCTACTTTGTCATACTTGGTATTATCAAAGATTGCAAATCCAAAAGGACAGTGTTTCATTAAAAAAAAGCTGCAAGCAAACTTTACGCCAGTAAATAAAATGACGATGTTACAATGTTAAATATGGTTTGTTTCAGTGAGGAACCATGTGGAAAATCATCAATCTACAAACCCCAACGTGCTATGAGTCTCATAATGTTGAGTGGGGCTTTTGATGCATGCATCTAGATCGCTTATGCTACAAAGGAACACATGATGGAGGCCCTGAGACAAGCTACACATATAAACAGTCCAATATGGATCATCACGACATTTTCTAGTACAATACGCATTTTAATGTGCGTTTGAGAAGATAGTGTCCAACACACATAATGTCCAGAAAATGTTCATAACAAAGGTCTATGCCGTTGCAGTTCTGTAACAACGATTGTACTCCAAGTTGCAGGATGCAGTCAGCGATACCCAGTGATGAGCCTTATAATGAACACAGAGCCACCCTACCAAGAGTGGATGGCCTTCAGGAACAATCTTGCCCCATACACTGACACATCACAGGAAAGGATGTTCCAATATGCCCCCTTTTTTGCTAAATTTGTGCGGAATACGGTACTCAGCTGGCTAGGCTGTGACATCATGAATATTATGGACTCTTACAACTTGGCTTCCCTGTCAGCTTTGTGACGAGAGAAAGGCACAATTTTCAAAAGAAAGGCATCGAATGACTCCATTGGGTTAGTTATTCATAGCTGGTAGAATTTATGTAAGTAGAGGAGTAGTAGAATCTTGCAGAATCAACCCTTAAGCCCAAGACAGAATGCATACGAAGTTTGTGAAGACAATGAGCAATGGGATGGAGCAATGATAGACTGCTAGCTACCTACTTATCTCAGCCAGCCTAATGGTGTTTCTGCAAGCTCTTGTACAGATTAAATAGTTTTGGCACCTAGCTGTTTGTCTTTTAGCCCCCTGTACATAATCTTTCCCTCCCATAAAATAATTAGGAAGAGCTCCTGCCGTTCATtcaagcaaaaagaaacaaataaacagAGAGCTGTACCACATACAGAGCATCATCTCCTTTCAAGAAACCTTTAGTGCCATCAATTGGATCAAGTACCTTCAAAACCACAGCATCATGATAACTCAGTGGAACGAACTTTTACAGATCCTGATATGCGATTAATGAAAACTTGGCAGTTTACCCAATAAGTAGCAGGATTTGAATCAAAGGAGACAGCGTCCTTGCCTCCTCTATCAATAGCTCTCAATACATCATCATGAGTTAAAGGTGAACCACTATTTTTCACTTTGTCTGCGACAGCACTTGAAATTGACTCAATGAGTACATTACCACTGTTATCATCAGGATTAGATGACTTCAGAAATGTTGAGTCCTCTTCTGCCACCAGAGGTATTGATGGAAACAGTTGCTGGAGCTCTTCCAGTAGGGTAAATATGGCATCAGATAAAGGTACAAAGTGCATATGTTAAGCTGAACTAAGGAATTATGCTATGAATTACCGAAGCTGATAAGGGCCTGAACTCCAAAATCTGCAATTGTCACAGGACTTTGGTCATTCTTTTCAAGAATCTTCCTTCCACCTGAAAGAAGTGATCTCTTCACCTGTCAAGGCATACAAATTAACCAGCAAAATGTAGCTCAGGTTATCAGCTAAACAATCGATAACATGCTAGGCATTTGAATTTATTACATCACCATTAAATGATGCACTGAGAACTCACGAAGTCAACGTTTGGGTTTAGTGCAGTCTATTGCTGCTGAAACCTTTGGGGCTTCTGTTTTTTACTTATGCTCTTCTCAGTAACCGCAACAAAACTAACTAGACCAAAATTGGTCTTTGCCTATTGAACTTAAACTAAGACCTGATACACAAGAAATAATTCTGGCTTCAGTGAATGGATGTACCTTTTATTTCCTAACTATCCCATAGTTTATCCTTATTTTCAGGTATATATGTTGTATTTTGGAAAGAACTTAGATATACTAAACTGAGTGATGTCAATACTTCAGAAATAAACGGtgcatgatatgaagcatttgatGGCCATATGATCTGCCATGCCAACTATGTCTGGGGGAGCCGGAAATGGCCATGCACCTCTGCAAGAACTGCCCCTTCTTGACAGCGGTCTGGGGCCACGTTAAAGATTGAACGGGAGAGAATATGGATATGGTGGCGGACCCAACGCTTCTATTCATCACGGCAGTCTCACATTGGTGGGACGAGATGATCTCCAATGGCCTGAAGGAGGTCAAGCGATGCCAGAGTGGTATTCTCTTATACACGTTGTGGAACATATGGAAGGAACACAATCGTCGCATCTTCAGCGGAACCGCCTCACCCATTTTGAGGTTGCCGCTCTGGCTCTCCAACGCGACATGGCTTTTGGGCACGCCCATGCCATGGAAGGTATTGGCTttaaggtactccctccgtaaagaaatataaaatcgTTTAGATCActgctttagtgatctaaacgctcttgtatttctttacagagggagtaatagtcAGTCTGTTCCTGTCTTATTGTTTCCGCCAAGTTCCCTTCAAAAACATGACACATCTGTACATAAACCTTCATATTCGTCTAAATGAAAAGGCAGTGCTGCTGCCGGTTCCTCGAAAAAAATGAAGTATATTATTGTTGTTCTACTGTGTATGGTTAAAATTGTCTAAATGAGATTGTTTACCTTTTATGATCACACTCACATGGCGACCACAATACACAACTGTGTTTTAGAATAGGTAAATCATTTTGATGATTTTACTAAAGCTACCGAGTACGTGAAATGACTGGATTTTCTCTGTGTCTAGCATACTGCATTACGCATTGGATGCTTAAAATGTTCTGTCTTACAAAACTTTACCCCAGAAATGAACCTCTTCACACAATATGTCTCGAGCTTTATCAAACATTTGCAAGGAACTGACTTTTCGGTGTTCCACGGACCTTTTCACtctttttttgcaaaataaatttCAACACCGCAGGAATTGACTTCAGAGAATAATATGCAAATTAGTTGATCCTTTCTAATTTTTTCTCAACTTTGTTGCCATCGAACTTTACATCAAGAGAGCTACTCCTACTTTACAGTGTTAAATCACTGCTATGCCACCGAATGGCAACGACCCCGGCGCCCAATCTGAAACCTAGAGGAGGGGATGAGGTCAACTCACGTCTACGCAGAGGCGGCAGGCGCGCTCGACagaggcggcggctgcggcgagcTCGCGGCGGTGGGGAGCGCGCTCTGGCGGGAAGGGGAGATCGCATCCATCCTCCGCGGCTGACGATATCAACGCTGCCGCCCTGTCCAATAACAGAACAGATCAgccgaagaggcggcggcggcggttgctgcTACCGAAATCACATCGGAGGATGGATGCATGGCCTGGGAGCTTGCGAGGGAAACCTTATCGAGATACGAGAGGGAGGAGGCGTCAGCGGGGCGAATAGTCGCCGGCGGCCGACGAGGAGACGGTGCGCCGGAAGCGAGAGGTGGAGGAGCGGCATGTGTGATATGGGTGTGTGTGGCGGGAGCAGGACGGCTGATACTGTtgaaacatgtttttttttcttcagaaattaTGTACCCATTTGTTGATCACATAACAAAAGTATTTGGGGCAAACCAAAGCTGTGTTGGATGGTTAAGAGGACAGTGCTATTCTTAGTCTACCAAAGTTCAAATCTTAGTGTTCGTATTAttttgaatttatttcagaattttcagcAACGcgcgtttagtgggaggagacgttttcaTCTACTACCAGGAGTCAGGCCTCAGATGGATCAATCAGCCAAACAAACAGGCCGAAATTATTTCAAAGTGATGAACCGGCAAGTGTGTGAGCTTCtctgtttgaaaatattttttCAAGAAACTTTCAACCTAAAATCTAAAAAGTGCATACGCATTGTTTGGGCGAACCGAGCGGTCGGCTCCTGGCCACTCGATTCCGCGCGGACATAGTCCAGGTGCCATCTGTGTTGAATCATTTGAACTGGTTTTGGACTGTTGCTCTTTAAAATAGTGGGCCAGGGAATATAATTAGAAGAAAAAGTAGTACGTGATGTCCATTATCTCTCTCCGTATGTGACTGATTTAACTATCTTTCACAAAAATTTAAAAAGTCATATCTTTCAAACCTTGCATCGGAATTTAGATCCGTTTTCATCTTTGGACTCCTCACATCGAGATCTTTAAAATTAGATCCCGCATGGGGTatgtttcgatgaattttttttatgCCAACTTTGGAGCTATATGGTGCAAATTTAGTACTGTgttgtgcaactttagtactacatGATGCAACatttttcaaaacaaaattttaggGCTGCATAATCATGACAACCTAATTTGCAACTAGTCTACTGCCGTGGCCAACTACCTAGTCGTAGATGTGCAACCATCCTCCCtacttgtaatgtagtctagttgcacacacattgatgtttagttgacagGAAGACTAGTTGCGCACACATATGCTTAGTTGGCTtttaatgtagtctagttgcatacacattgatgtttagttggcttgtaatgtagtctagttgcacatacattgatgtttagttggcttgtaatgtaaTTTAGTTGCAcgcacattgatgtttagttggcaggaagactagttgcacacaTATATGCTCAGTTGGCTTATAATGttgtctagttgcacacacattgatgtttagttggcaggacactagttgcacacacacCTATGCGCAACCGAggcggcaatgtagtctagttgcacacacattgatatttagttggcaggactagttacacatatatgctcagttggcgcggcaatgtagtctagttgcacgcacattgatatttagttggcaggaagactagttcgtcgaaacatccccatgtgggatctacttttgaagagcacgtcgcgagtgttccaacggtgaaaacggatctgaatttcgACACGCGGATTGAAAATTATgcctttttaaaattttaaaatcacAAAATAAATGTGAACAAACACATGCACATGCATATGCATGCACAAAAGGAGAGATGCATATGCTGGCATTTTATACGTAGCAGAAAAAGGGACTACTAGACCAAATTTGTAGCATAGACAGAAATAGTGCGCGCACACAATTTAGAATTTAGGCCGACCGCTCGGTACGGCTACCGAGCAGCCGGCCGCTCGCTAGACTTGCCCAACTTTCAATCCATTCATTCTTAATTATAACAATTGACAGTACAAAGGACACCAGAGCTAATAAAAATTACAGTCGGGTCCGTGGACCACCTAGCAACAACTACAAACACACATGTGAGTCGAAGGCGCGACACCGTCATCGCCTCTCCCTCCCCGAAGTCGGGCAAATCTAGTTGTAATAGACAGTCGAGAAGTCGTGTGCTAAGGCCACCAGCGCACCAGAGaagcaaccatcgccgatgaaaAAAGTCGTAGATTGGAAGGCGAATCTATAAACACACAAACGAAGATGAACGAAGACCAAATCGAAATAGATTCACCGAAAACCAACACCGACCGAATCCCACGAGATCTGacggagacacaccttcacacgccctCCAATGAAGCTAGGCGCACGATCAGGACGGGATAGAATGTGAGAGACATTATTCCTGCCGAGGGACGTCGTCGCCGCCACACAGCCCCAACCAAAACGATGAACCTAACAACAACGAGAACGAGGTCCCTCCCGTCGGCAGGGGGCCGAGGCCCCTTGCACCTACATGGCCCAAAGGCCATCAAAGATGAGGCGGAAAGCAATATCATCAAAATCTGATGCTATAGCCATAATCTCATTAGCAATTTGAAAGTATTGGCCTGTCATGATCATCTACCAACGAGAGAGCCTCTCGCAATGCAAGTGCTTCGACAATTTTAGTGTCTGATACCCGCAAAAAACTGTTGAGGATGCCGCGGGAAATCACTACTACCACGAGCAACAACTGCCACTGTAAACACAAAATCACCTTATATAGACTTTAATTTGTTTCCTTATTATGTCGTTTAACAACCCACACTTGGATGAACAACATTAGTTTTAAAAGTTATCATGTACACATTCTTAAGAAAATTAAGCAAATTGCATCAACCACAAATAAAGCATCATGCACACATTCAACCGTCATTTACAAATCACACATGGCATGTTCTCATGTGTACACCGTCCCCTCCTCCAATGTGTTAGGCTCTCCATGCCACCCTAAAAAGCGTGATCTCCACTCGCGCTATCTCCCAAAGATTGCCATGTACTACTTTGACTAAGGTGTTGATGGAAATAAATCGGAAAATATCCGTCGTGTGATAAATCACATCCAATTTCACTAGGAAATGGAAATTAACTAATATAAATGCTAAATAGTTCAAAATGTGGAACAAATGGTTCAAAACAAATACTTGTAGCGCTCTATATTCATCGAGCATGTGAAGATAAGAATTGAAGTTTATTTTAGCTCATGTAAGTTTAGCCAATCATGCTATTTGTACCTCTAAAGATAGTTTCACTGAAACTAATGAACATTTATTTTTAATAACAAATGGTCTAAACAACATGAAATGCCAACAAAAAATGGCTTAAAGATTCGGACATTCTATTGAAGTCATTGCTTATTCGAGAAGAGTCAAAACATTGTCGCTACAAAGtattaataaaatatttagaaaacACAAGAAAATTACAAGACCCGCACACTGATTTAATACACTAAAAATCTTCTGAAGGAGAAATCAATTGCTAGTTAGCAAACCGGTAAATGAggaaaaatcaacaactttgatcCTCTCCGACTAGCATTTGGGAAGATCGGATGGCGGGGGGAGCAGCTTCTGGTTCGACAGGCTCCCGTCTAGCACCAACCATGCCATTCGTAGTCCCCAAGTTGTGTGCACCTCCAAATGGCAATGCATGAACCATACACCTGCGGATAGATGCATATCACACGTATGAGTACAGGCTAAACATCCAGTTTCATGAATATAGAGAGTATATGCAACTCTGTTTACCTGGGTTGTCAGCAAGGAACCGTATGGCAACCCATCCACCAGCCGGCACGCCGACGGTGTTCCGCTCGACGGGGTCGACGAGGTTAAA
This region of Triticum aestivum cultivar Chinese Spring chromosome 2D, IWGSC CS RefSeq v2.1, whole genome shotgun sequence genomic DNA includes:
- the LOC123052386 gene encoding putative PAP-specific phosphatase, mitochondrial; the protein is MPLLHLSLPAHRLLVGRRRLFAPLTPPPSRISIRAAALISSAAEDGCDLPFPPERAPHRRELAAAAASVERACRLCVDVKRSLLSGGRKILEKNDQSPVTIADFGVQALISFELQQLFPSIPLVAEEDSTFLKSSNPDDNSGNVLIESISSAVADKVKNSGSPLTHDDVLRAIDRGGKDAVSFDSNPATYWVLDPIDGTKGFLKGDDALYVVGLALVVNGKVAVGVMGCPNWTNGTTANKKEENLDPCPGNGILMVSHVCCGTWSRHLSPEIGQFTTAQDVWKRCFVDACSVVHMARFCIPDSQTWNMIPLSVLFDSTTDESDTRDENKILLRYACCGSLCKYIMVASGRASVFFSRARVNTQIKAWDHAVGMICVQEAGGQISDWSGEPLDLAADLTGRRILYPSGGVLVTNGALHDKLVELISANYK